In Salinisphaera sp. LB1, one genomic interval encodes:
- a CDS encoding NAD-dependent epimerase/dehydratase family protein has translation MSIASRNSARRILILGGDGFCGWPTALHLSDAGYDVTIVDNLSRRMIDVELEVESLTPIRPMSERLAAWAEVSGREIGFHRFDVARNYQRMVNLLLDFEPDAIVHFAEQRAAPYSMKSAAHKRYTVDNNVGATHSLLAALVESGIDAHVVHLGTMGVYGYGSAGMKIPEGYLKVHVETEAGAMATDEILYPAHPGSVYHLTKTQDQLTFAFYNRNDGIRVTDLHQGIVWGTQTEQTARDERLINRFDYDGDYGTVLNRFLMQAAIGYPLTVHGTGGQTRAFIHIQDTVRCIELAIGNPPAIGERVRILNQMTETHRVRDLADRVAALTGAPIDYLPNPRVEAAENDLHVANDTLIQLGLRPTTLDTGLFTEVTDIAARFAHRADTRRIVCRSAWRADRRTEPTTTVTTAPPAASTPV, from the coding sequence ATGTCGATCGCATCACGAAACAGCGCCCGTCGCATCCTGATTCTCGGTGGCGATGGCTTTTGCGGCTGGCCGACTGCGCTGCATCTGTCGGACGCCGGCTACGACGTGACCATCGTGGACAACCTCTCGCGCCGCATGATCGACGTGGAACTCGAGGTGGAATCGCTCACGCCCATCCGCCCGATGAGTGAGCGCCTGGCCGCCTGGGCCGAGGTCAGCGGGCGCGAGATCGGATTTCATCGCTTCGATGTCGCCCGCAATTATCAACGCATGGTCAATCTGCTGCTGGACTTCGAACCCGACGCGATCGTGCACTTCGCCGAGCAGCGGGCCGCACCCTACTCCATGAAATCGGCGGCCCACAAACGCTATACGGTGGACAACAACGTCGGCGCGACGCACAGCTTGCTGGCCGCCCTGGTCGAATCCGGCATCGATGCCCATGTGGTGCATCTGGGCACCATGGGCGTGTACGGCTATGGCAGCGCCGGCATGAAGATCCCCGAAGGGTATCTCAAGGTGCACGTCGAAACCGAAGCCGGGGCCATGGCCACCGACGAGATCCTGTACCCGGCCCACCCCGGCAGCGTCTACCATCTGACCAAGACCCAGGATCAGCTCACCTTCGCCTTCTACAACCGCAACGACGGCATTCGCGTCACCGATCTGCATCAGGGCATCGTCTGGGGCACCCAGACCGAGCAGACCGCGCGCGACGAACGCCTGATCAACCGCTTCGACTACGACGGCGACTACGGCACTGTGCTCAATCGTTTTCTGATGCAGGCCGCGATCGGGTACCCGCTGACCGTACACGGGACCGGCGGCCAGACCCGCGCCTTCATCCATATCCAGGATACGGTCCGCTGCATCGAACTGGCGATTGGCAATCCGCCGGCCATCGGCGAACGCGTGCGCATCCTCAACCAGATGACCGAAACCCATCGGGTGCGCGATCTCGCCGATCGCGTCGCCGCACTCACCGGTGCCCCCATCGACTACCTGCCCAATCCACGCGTCGAGGCGGCGGAAAACGATCTGCACGTCGCCAACGACACGCTGATCCAGCTCGGCCTGCGCCCGACCACGCTCGATACCGGCCTGTTCACCGAAGTCACCGACATCGCCGCGCGCTTCGCCCATCGCGCGGATACGCGGCGTATCGTGTGCCGCTCGGCCTGGCGCGCCGACCGCAGAACCGAGCCGACAACAACAGTGACCACCGCGCCGCCGGCGGCGTCGACCCCGGTATAG
- a CDS encoding LysE family translocator, which produces MITPTAMIPVALFALATVGTPGPNNVMLTASGARYGYRRTLTHIAGILGGSAMLYMGMAFGLGALFQRYELLQYALRALGAAYLLYLAWRIASAPPPNLDVAGDARPLSFLEAAAFQFANPKVWVMGLTLTASFLPEQGPLLLNALVLTAIMLVVGLPCLSFWAAFGSVIGRILGTARAWRIFNIVMGTLTAACVGFIIVD; this is translated from the coding sequence ATGATCACGCCCACGGCCATGATTCCGGTAGCCCTGTTCGCACTGGCCACGGTAGGCACGCCCGGGCCGAACAACGTCATGTTGACGGCTTCGGGAGCGCGCTATGGCTATCGCCGGACGCTGACGCATATCGCCGGCATCCTCGGAGGCAGCGCCATGCTCTACATGGGGATGGCGTTCGGCCTTGGCGCATTGTTCCAGCGCTACGAGCTGCTGCAGTACGCCCTGCGCGCATTGGGCGCGGCTTATCTGCTGTATCTCGCCTGGCGTATTGCCAGCGCACCGCCGCCGAACCTGGATGTGGCCGGTGATGCCCGGCCCCTGTCATTCCTCGAGGCTGCGGCTTTCCAGTTCGCCAACCCCAAGGTCTGGGTGATGGGGCTGACGCTGACCGCCTCGTTTCTGCCGGAGCAGGGGCCGCTGTTGCTCAACGCCCTCGTGCTGACCGCGATCATGCTCGTCGTGGGCCTGCCCTGCCTGTCATTCTGGGCGGCGTTCGGCAGCGTGATCGGCCGCATACTCGGAACAGCCCGCGCCTGGCGCATATTCAACATCGTCATGGGCACACTGACCGCCGCCTGCGTCGGGTTCATCATCGTCGATTGA
- a CDS encoding UDP-2,3-diacylglucosamine diphosphatase: MSFDDVLDPRPVRHDDRSTRIYAPSGGPSPATPRGFHCYRSVWISDFHLGTRGCRAERLLDFLATVRCDTLYLVGDIIDAWALKKAWYWPASHSAVIQAVLSLHRDHGTRIVYVPGNHDEMLRDYLPLDLAGIEICNECVHKTADGRQYLVIHGDAFDAVCTEARWLAVLGDYAYRGVIVGNSWFNAMRRRLGYPYWSLSAFLKYQVKNAVAFIGRFEEALADEARRRDLDGIICGHIHTPSRRTVNGVDYCNDGDWVESCTALTEDFAGRMELLYWGRGTDDEMPAERESRRRAASA, from the coding sequence ATGTCGTTTGACGACGTCCTCGACCCCCGCCCGGTACGTCACGACGACCGATCCACTCGCATCTATGCCCCCAGCGGTGGGCCGTCGCCCGCGACGCCCCGGGGCTTTCACTGTTACCGCAGCGTCTGGATCTCGGATTTCCATCTCGGCACGCGCGGTTGCCGCGCCGAGCGGCTGCTCGATTTCCTCGCCACCGTGCGCTGCGACACCCTGTATCTGGTGGGCGACATCATCGATGCCTGGGCGCTCAAGAAAGCCTGGTACTGGCCGGCCAGCCACAGTGCCGTGATCCAGGCGGTGCTCTCCCTGCACCGCGATCACGGCACCCGCATCGTCTATGTGCCCGGCAATCACGACGAAATGCTGCGCGATTACCTGCCGCTGGATCTGGCCGGCATCGAGATCTGCAACGAGTGTGTGCACAAGACGGCCGACGGGCGCCAGTATCTGGTGATTCACGGCGATGCCTTCGATGCGGTCTGCACCGAGGCGCGCTGGCTCGCGGTGCTGGGCGATTATGCCTACCGCGGGGTGATCGTCGGCAACAGCTGGTTCAACGCCATGCGCCGCCGGCTCGGCTATCCCTACTGGTCGCTGTCGGCATTCTTGAAATACCAGGTCAAGAACGCGGTGGCCTTCATCGGCCGCTTCGAGGAGGCGCTGGCCGACGAAGCCCGGCGACGCGACCTGGACGGCATCATCTGTGGCCATATCCACACCCCGTCGCGGCGCACGGTCAACGGCGTCGATTACTGCAACGATGGCGACTGGGTGGAATCCTGTACTGCACTGACCGAGGACTTCGCCGGACGTATGGAACTACTCTACTGGGGACGCGGGACCGACGATGAAATGCCCGCCGAGCGCGAGAGCCGTCGCCGGGCGGCCTCCGCATGA
- a CDS encoding PLP-dependent aminotransferase family protein — protein sequence MTIWVPTLSGEGPRYRQLATAIGRAIESRELGPGTRLPPQRRLAHALGVTVGTITRAYGEAERQGWVEARVGSGTYVRGGRESPGFSHVSVTRENDGWIDLSLAMPPGDAERDAGLRRALAGIQADPTALAHALDYQPEGGLDAHRNIYARWMTELGLPVDADELIIDQGGMNGIFIALCTLAGPGRRVAAERLTYPGLISVAGQLGQRLVALDHDADGLAVDTLAARHDQQPFDVLYVMPEHQNPTTARLDEARRAALAAFAREREVWIVEDGVQHLPAAERGTPLYRLAPERTVYLFSVSKILSGGLRSGAMRVPAAIRERVSAAVRNISWMPPPLIASVVGHWIASGDADRVRTRQFDELAARAAMTRAALSGFDLRLRAGGFYAWLELPPGQRAARVVERLAAERIKVNAAEAFCVGSEAAPQAIRICFSAARDRAALADALARIRGVVASPELQAWQTI from the coding sequence ATGACAATTTGGGTGCCGACGCTGTCGGGCGAGGGGCCGCGTTATCGTCAACTGGCCACGGCGATTGGCCGGGCGATCGAATCGCGCGAGCTCGGCCCGGGTACCCGGCTGCCGCCGCAGCGGCGGCTGGCGCATGCGCTCGGCGTCACCGTGGGCACCATCACGCGCGCCTATGGCGAAGCCGAGCGTCAGGGCTGGGTGGAAGCGCGCGTCGGCAGCGGAACTTATGTGCGCGGCGGCCGCGAATCGCCGGGTTTTTCGCATGTCAGCGTCACACGCGAGAACGACGGCTGGATTGATTTGTCGCTCGCGATGCCGCCGGGCGATGCCGAACGCGATGCCGGCCTGAGGCGCGCCCTTGCCGGCATTCAGGCCGACCCGACCGCGCTGGCCCATGCGCTCGATTACCAGCCGGAAGGCGGGCTGGATGCGCATCGAAACATCTATGCGCGCTGGATGACCGAACTCGGGCTGCCGGTCGACGCCGATGAGTTGATCATCGACCAGGGCGGTATGAACGGTATCTTCATCGCCCTGTGCACGCTGGCGGGGCCGGGCCGGCGCGTGGCGGCCGAGCGTTTGACCTATCCGGGGCTGATCAGTGTGGCCGGGCAGCTGGGCCAGCGCCTGGTCGCGCTCGATCACGACGCAGACGGTCTGGCTGTGGATACGCTCGCCGCCCGGCACGATCAGCAGCCGTTCGATGTGCTCTACGTCATGCCGGAGCACCAGAATCCGACCACGGCCCGGCTCGACGAAGCGCGCCGTGCGGCACTGGCCGCGTTCGCGCGCGAACGCGAGGTCTGGATCGTGGAGGACGGCGTCCAGCATCTGCCGGCGGCCGAACGTGGCACGCCGCTGTACCGGCTGGCGCCCGAGCGTACGGTGTATCTGTTCTCGGTCTCCAAGATTCTGTCGGGCGGCCTGCGTTCGGGCGCCATGCGGGTGCCCGCGGCGATTCGCGAGCGCGTTTCGGCCGCCGTGCGCAATATCAGCTGGATGCCGCCGCCGTTGATCGCGTCGGTGGTCGGCCACTGGATCGCCTCCGGCGATGCCGATCGCGTGCGGACCCGACAGTTCGATGAACTGGCCGCGCGCGCGGCGATGACGCGCGCCGCACTATCCGGCTTCGATCTGCGCCTGCGCGCTGGCGGTTTCTACGCCTGGCTGGAATTGCCGCCCGGGCAGCGCGCCGCGCGCGTGGTCGAGCGGCTGGCCGCCGAGCGCATCAAGGTCAATGCGGCGGAAGCATTCTGTGTCGGCAGCGAGGCCGCGCCGCAGGCGATCCGCATCTGTTTCAGCGCCGCACGCGATCGCGCCGCGCTGGCCGATGCCCTGGCGCGCATACGCGGGGTTGTCGCATCGCCCGAGCTTCAGGCCTGGCAGACGATCTAG
- a CDS encoding GNAT family N-acetyltransferase, whose translation MSSIRLATAADWPALWRLLSPVFAAGRTYAYPPDIAEADARAAWMNKPAATFVGEADNGTIVATYYLVANQPGQGAHVANCGYVVAEAARGAGWASAMCEHSQREAVARGFRAMQYNFVAETNAGAVRLWQKHGFEIVGRLPGAFCHPEAGDVDALVMYKRLAPPLNRR comes from the coding sequence ATGTCTTCGATACGCCTTGCCACGGCGGCCGACTGGCCGGCGCTCTGGCGCCTCTTGTCGCCGGTCTTCGCGGCCGGCCGAACCTATGCTTATCCGCCGGATATCGCCGAGGCCGACGCCCGGGCGGCGTGGATGAACAAACCCGCGGCAACATTCGTCGGCGAGGCGGACAACGGCACAATTGTGGCCACCTACTATCTGGTGGCGAATCAGCCCGGTCAGGGTGCCCATGTCGCCAATTGTGGCTATGTCGTGGCCGAAGCCGCGCGCGGGGCCGGGTGGGCAAGCGCGATGTGCGAGCATTCGCAACGCGAGGCGGTTGCGCGCGGCTTTCGGGCCATGCAGTACAACTTCGTGGCCGAGACCAACGCTGGCGCTGTGCGCCTGTGGCAAAAGCACGGCTTTGAGATCGTCGGCCGCCTGCCGGGCGCCTTCTGTCATCCCGAGGCCGGCGACGTCGATGCGCTGGTCATGTACAAGCGGCTCGCGCCGCCGCTCAATCGACGATGA
- a CDS encoding GtrA family protein, whose translation MLDRELSSIREARPLRGGLPVIIETRALRRWLSFALAGLTAFGVDMSVLGMLVHGLEMAPLRARLISIPLAASTAWLINRRFTFVSGDDRARWHQWLRYLAVNTVNVIVNYGCYLGLVSATAIGAAHPLLSVVPGALVGLWGNYLLAGRWVFRDPNLSSGR comes from the coding sequence ATGCTTGACCGGGAACTGTCATCGATTCGAGAGGCACGGCCGCTGCGTGGCGGGCTGCCCGTGATCATCGAAACGCGCGCGCTGCGGCGCTGGCTTTCCTTCGCCCTGGCCGGTCTGACCGCATTCGGCGTGGACATGAGCGTTCTGGGCATGCTGGTGCACGGGCTGGAGATGGCGCCACTACGGGCGCGGCTGATATCGATTCCGCTGGCGGCCAGTACCGCCTGGTTGATCAATCGTCGCTTCACCTTCGTCAGCGGCGACGATCGGGCGCGCTGGCATCAGTGGCTGCGCTATCTGGCTGTCAACACGGTCAATGTGATCGTCAATTACGGCTGTTATCTCGGCCTGGTTTCGGCCACCGCCATCGGCGCGGCCCATCCGTTGCTCAGCGTGGTGCCGGGCGCGCTGGTCGGCCTGTGGGGCAATTATCTGCTGGCCGGTCGTTGGGTGTTTCGCGACCCGAACCTGTCATCCGGCCGTTAA
- a CDS encoding glycosyltransferase family 1 protein, protein MKIALVSDAWHPQINGVVRTLSTVLDELTRLGHEVTLITPDRFRSLPCPGEPEIRLALATATQVGRRLAEARPESIHIATEGPLGQAARRYCLRQGLVFTSSYHTHFPQYLEMRMGVPRRLTFAFMRRFHAAAKQVLVTTDTLADELATHGITHTVLWPRGVDARAFAPRDDAMAVDGPKPVMVYVGRVAVEKNIGDFLDLDVPGTKVVVGDGPQLAELKRRYPDVVFAGWQTGEDLARWYAAGDVFVFASRTDTYGLVLLEALASGLPVAAYPVPGPADVLGHAPHVACLDDDLATAVRGALTLSPEDARAFALDYSWAACAQRFVDHVERLDPAAWDTPSSSLAARLSAPVARFIGR, encoded by the coding sequence ATGAAGATTGCACTCGTTAGCGATGCCTGGCATCCGCAGATCAACGGCGTGGTTCGCACCTTGTCCACGGTGCTCGACGAACTGACGCGGCTCGGCCACGAAGTCACGCTGATCACGCCGGATCGCTTTAGGAGTCTGCCGTGTCCCGGCGAACCGGAAATCCGGTTGGCATTGGCGACGGCCACCCAGGTCGGGCGCCGGTTGGCCGAGGCGCGACCGGAGTCGATTCATATCGCCACCGAGGGCCCGCTCGGCCAGGCTGCTCGTCGCTACTGTCTACGTCAGGGGTTGGTCTTCACCTCCTCGTATCACACGCATTTCCCGCAGTATCTGGAAATGCGCATGGGCGTGCCGCGCCGGCTGACCTTTGCCTTCATGCGCCGTTTCCATGCGGCGGCGAAACAGGTTCTGGTGACCACCGATACGCTCGCCGATGAACTGGCCACCCATGGCATCACCCATACCGTGCTATGGCCGCGCGGAGTCGATGCCCGCGCCTTCGCGCCGCGCGACGACGCCATGGCCGTCGATGGGCCGAAACCGGTCATGGTCTACGTCGGGCGCGTGGCGGTGGAAAAGAACATCGGCGACTTCCTCGATCTGGACGTGCCGGGCACCAAGGTCGTGGTCGGCGATGGGCCGCAACTCGCCGAGCTCAAGCGACGTTATCCGGATGTGGTTTTCGCCGGTTGGCAGACCGGCGAGGATCTGGCGCGCTGGTACGCCGCCGGCGATGTGTTCGTGTTCGCCAGCCGCACCGACACCTATGGTCTGGTGCTGCTCGAGGCGCTGGCCAGCGGCCTGCCGGTGGCGGCCTATCCGGTACCCGGCCCGGCCGACGTGCTCGGCCACGCGCCGCACGTCGCCTGTCTCGACGATGATCTGGCCACGGCCGTGCGCGGCGCGCTGACCCTGTCGCCCGAAGACGCCCGTGCGTTCGCGCTGGACTACTCGTGGGCCGCCTGTGCTCAGCGTTTCGTGGATCATGTCGAGCGCCTCGACCCGGCGGCTTGGGATACCCCGTCGTCGTCGCTGGCGGCGCGGCTGAGCGCGCCGGTCGCGCGGTTCATCGGGCGATGA
- a CDS encoding Gfo/Idh/MocA family oxidoreductase, translating to MPDRLRIAVIGYGTAGRIFHAPLIHSTPDLELAAIVTGNAERAAEIGDRYPGARVIADTETLWARASAFDAVVVASPNGWHAAHAQTAIATGLAVVVDKPLAASADQAETLIAAARNRGVALTVFQNRRWDADFLTLRALIEAGRLGTVRRFESRFERWRPEPKPGWKRDAAPDAAGGILFDLGSHLIDQALTLFGPAREVYAELDAGYADSAVDDDSFVALRHSSGVRSHLWMSSVAPDLGPRLRVLGDRAGFVKYGLDPQEERLRDGAVPGHDDWGTEPENAWGRLGAGEQFATIPSHAGDYPAFYRRFAAALREQSAMPVDPGDAVAGLRVIEAARTAAAERRVVSL from the coding sequence ATGCCTGACCGCCTCCGCATCGCCGTCATCGGCTACGGCACCGCCGGCCGCATCTTTCATGCGCCCCTGATCCACAGCACCCCGGATCTCGAACTGGCCGCCATCGTCACCGGAAACGCCGAGCGCGCCGCCGAGATTGGCGACCGATATCCCGGCGCGCGAGTGATCGCCGATACCGAAACGCTCTGGGCCCGGGCCAGCGCATTCGATGCCGTCGTCGTGGCCAGTCCGAACGGCTGGCATGCGGCGCATGCGCAAACCGCGATCGCGACCGGCCTGGCCGTGGTCGTGGACAAACCGCTGGCGGCTTCGGCCGATCAGGCGGAGACCCTGATCGCGGCGGCCCGCAACCGCGGCGTGGCGTTGACCGTGTTCCAGAACCGGCGCTGGGACGCCGATTTTCTGACCCTGCGGGCGCTGATCGAGGCCGGTCGGCTGGGCACGGTACGGCGCTTCGAATCCCGTTTCGAGCGCTGGCGGCCGGAACCCAAGCCCGGCTGGAAACGCGATGCCGCGCCCGATGCAGCCGGTGGCATCCTGTTCGACCTGGGCAGCCATCTGATCGACCAGGCCCTGACCCTGTTCGGCCCGGCTCGCGAGGTTTATGCCGAGCTCGATGCCGGTTATGCCGATTCGGCCGTGGACGATGATTCCTTCGTCGCCCTGAGGCACAGTTCAGGCGTGCGCTCGCATCTGTGGATGAGCAGCGTGGCGCCCGACCTCGGCCCGCGTTTACGCGTGCTCGGCGACAGAGCGGGCTTCGTGAAATACGGGCTCGATCCGCAGGAGGAGCGGCTGCGTGACGGCGCGGTACCCGGCCACGACGATTGGGGCACGGAGCCGGAAAACGCCTGGGGGCGGCTCGGTGCCGGCGAACAGTTCGCGACGATCCCCAGCCACGCGGGCGATTACCCCGCCTTCTATCGCCGGTTCGCCGCCGCGCTTCGCGAACAAAGCGCGATGCCGGTGGATCCCGGCGACGCCGTAGCCGGGCTCCGCGTGATCGAAGCCGCGCGTACCGCCGCGGCCGAACGCCGCGTGGTCAGCCTGTGA
- a CDS encoding cupin domain-containing protein, whose product MTLRLKPETLAFDDDGRTPNSRHPVLIHRGSMAGDDDEALVAAFEAAFEAHGWPPQWRGGVFAYHHFHSNAHEALAVYAGEAELVLGGEDGRPVRLAAGDVLILPAGTGHCRVAASNDFALTAAYPAGHGDWDLCRPGETDHERAVARIAEVPTPATDPLTGGALTRLWAG is encoded by the coding sequence ATGACCCTGCGTCTGAAGCCCGAAACACTGGCCTTCGACGACGACGGCCGCACGCCGAACAGTCGCCACCCGGTACTGATCCATCGCGGCTCGATGGCCGGCGACGACGATGAGGCGCTCGTGGCCGCGTTCGAAGCTGCCTTCGAGGCCCATGGCTGGCCGCCGCAATGGCGCGGCGGCGTATTCGCCTATCATCATTTTCATTCCAACGCGCACGAGGCCCTCGCCGTCTACGCCGGCGAGGCGGAACTCGTGCTCGGCGGTGAAGACGGGCGGCCGGTCCGCCTCGCGGCCGGGGACGTGCTGATCCTGCCGGCCGGCACCGGCCATTGCCGGGTCGCGGCCAGCAACGATTTCGCGTTGACCGCGGCCTATCCCGCCGGCCACGGCGACTGGGACCTGTGTCGGCCGGGCGAAACCGACCACGAGCGCGCGGTCGCGCGTATCGCCGAAGTGCCGACGCCGGCGACCGATCCCCTCACCGGCGGCGCACTGACCCGGCTCTGGGCCGGCTAG